The Crassostrea angulata isolate pt1a10 chromosome 1, ASM2561291v2, whole genome shotgun sequence nucleotide sequence TTGAAAAAAAAGGATCAATATTTCATGCTAGAAATTGGAAATCATTAGATTATTCtaacattaataaaaattattttcttggTTGGGTTTACAGGTGTCAGGATTGCGGGCATTGCAAGTTCCATAACTCACATAAAGCATTTATTGTTTCGATATGGTTACATCTTTCATTTATAAATCATTCCCactgaaattaaataaaacaactctaaatataataatacatgtattcattgaCAGACCCATTTATTAGGTAACAACTTAAGTCTAGTGCTAATGtgacaaattaaaatgttatgaaactggGCTTTTCCATTTTCATTGGCCAACATAATATGGAAACATGTAGGCATTTGCACAGACTTTTACATGTGGTCTAAACTGACTAATATCAGTTTTTGATTATCACTTCCTTCATTTTATCAAAGGATTTTGTACCTGTTTCAGAAATCTGCCTACAAGAGCTATGGTTTGCTTCCTAACTTGGTCATATCATGCAGCTAGAGCTGGCTTATTGATTTCAGCAGGGTACATCAACCCCCATCAGCTATCAACTTTCATAGTTTACATCATATATGCATAATAAACAACCTGGTTTCTTAAGAAACTTAGGAAAAACTAACCATCaggtataaataaataaatgtatacatacatTCATGAAATAATGAATTACCGGCTTTCAGCCGATATTGCCTCTGTTTCTGGAATTTCATACTTATTTATGTATTTGTCTCAGagcaacaaaaaaattgatgtatttttaaaatatgaggTCTTTAATTGATACTCTAGTTTTGTGGGGACTCAGGGGATAAAAATGAGTATAACAGTTACTGCAGTGTTACCTGTTTGGCTATTAATGAAGTCTTCTCATCCCTATCCTTTATTGGTGTAAAATGGACAGGAAAGAGGTCTTTGAGTTTGATTGGCTTCCCACTCATGGGGCATCTGACTTTTTCATCCTTGAAAGATTCACAAGATTAACTAGAGCAATGATTAAGGACTTTAAGAAACTGTGTGTTAtttgaaacactttaaaaaaaatcattttaaaaaattgtttgaaaatcatttcaatacctgaatgaatttttttttcatttttagccAAAAGAGCACAATAATgtcttaaggtggctcactacaccatgaaatattttctcaaatcagcagaaaattacttgattatgatagatatcattatGGATAAGAAGTATCAAAGTCTAATatgcaaaaaaatgtgcaattttggatgaaaaattacattttcaaaaatttaattcagttaacatgaacaaaagctctaGGCAGATTCGAACTAATGATCTGCgtttcagaagcccaatactttatcCATTGAGCTACGATGATAttcatctgaatcgattgatacaaacagtttaagaaaacatttaaacggccatcttgtgatgtagtgtcttaaaaagtataagtctcagtgtagtgaagtaccttaataacattttaaatcagtTAAGAATTCTtgttacaacttttttttaattgcacttTAATAAAGAAACACTGCCAAAAatgtttagttttttaaaatctacataaaattaaaaaaaaacaacaaattatcattttgttCACACTATGCATGTATCAATAATAAACCAGCATTACTGGTTTATCCATTTTTGTAGCATTAGCTGCTGGTGTCATAGAGGGGACCCAGAAACTTGGTAAGTCTTTGTTTTTGCCTTCCTGCATGTTACTGACACTGGATGTTGATGGTCTGTCAgctaaaaaaaggaaaaaaaatataccaggTACATCCTTAATCCATATCTAACTGACTTAGTCACCATAACAGGCCATTAGATCATCCGATACATCAGTGTAATGCTTACACATAACTATAAGAAGATAGGGATTGATCAATGCATGTgaaaaacataaacatgtacCACTAAAGGtagatacaatattatatcgttaaaatgacaggACCCGATTTAAATCATAAGGACCCGGTTTAATGATAGAATTCATCCCACATACTCGCTTCacagcaaatgaaaaaaatatcgcATTGTATATcgcctaaattttcatatgatttgTCTCAAATACAAGTACCTACaatttatcttttataatcCCACTTTACCACATTAATTgtttttgcaacaaaatcactgACACTTTtaacatcatatttgaaaatttgcttTTTATGGTTgccatgttaatgataaaatccgAGAGATTCTGAGTGTAATTTTCGACAAAGTGACAGGTAAATtcaaacatgtatattaacaaaAGGCCTTGGTACCATctataaaatggattttttgTGGACTTAACTATATATGCATGTTCAAAATggtttgtaatgtataaaaatgtgttttttcccCTGAAGattattttaaacagactcAAAATCGATATGAAGCAGTGGCTGttacattgcaagtatatgggaCAAATTCTTATTGTGACcgagcgtagcctggtcacaGTAAGACTATTCTTTCTACACTTAAGGAAGCATTTGGAAATTGATGCAAGGATGGGGCCATCCACTTCCTGGTGATTTCAATTAAGAACACATACCTGTCTGTTTGGTGATAGGGGCTTGGGAATTAGCCTTCATAAATTCTTGTTTCTTTGATTCATTCTCAGCTTTTGCTAATTCTGCAAGTTCTTCctattcaaaaatcattttaccaAATTGTAAAATTCCTTTTTAATCAAGACAatcagaaatgaaaataaatgaataatatttattttagatatcCATTGTGAACTACATGCATGTATGATACATATTACATTGCTTTTCGTTTAATATTACAAGATCTAACCTTTTCTCTGTTTTTCTGCTTTTCGTATTCTTTCTGTTTACGGGCTAGTTCTTTCTTCTGCTTAATAATGTATTCAAGAATTGCCTCTTTGTCAAACAAGTATCCATCTTgactacaaaaaaaatttcttaaatgcatttcaaattttctttctctATGACAAGTTACCCAAAAATAACTCTACTGGGGTAATCTTTtaagtttcaaaacaaaaagaaagcattaataaacaaaataaaacaaaagcaaaacaaaCTCATTGCATTATATcaatcaaaacaattataaGTTCTTTAGATGTTCTTATATCTTCCCAAAAATCATGAATTAACAATATCATGTACCTCATTAGTTATTTGGTGTAAAAAGAAATGTAACAGACTGGCTGATCAATTAAATAAGTACACTTACGTTACAACTGGGTTTCTACAGGGTTGTAAAGTCAGGTTACAGCAGTCAAAATCCTATCAACATTAACAGATTCTTTTCTAATTTACCCAAAGATTCAACAaattacatgttcatgtaaatatatgaaataaataaattgcttATGATAAAAATACCCTTTCATAGTAACTAAGGTAccctcttttgcagggcaaattcATTTAGTTTGGCAAAGTTAATGTAGGTAGATACATATGTAGTTCAATgatgtaaaataaacaatagatgttacatcatatttcaccaaactttGTCAGTTTGCATTTCGAAAGAGAGGCACCACAGTATCACAGAGAGGACTATtagtaaatttaagaaaataaacatcagaaatcaatttttaacaatattataaCAAAATCCTATATCtagattaacaaaaaaaatatatgtaaatggtGATAATAAGATCACATAAACtgaataaaattacattaaatcaataaatcagcATACATTGtgcttttcat carries:
- the LOC128168067 gene encoding nitric oxide synthase-interacting protein-like — protein: MTRHSRNCTAGTVYSYHERQKDTNQSGYGSKKSRLGKDSIKDFDCCNLTLQPCRNPVVTQDGYLFDKEAILEYIIKQKKELARKQKEYEKQKNREKEELAELAKAENESKKQEFMKANSQAPITKQTADRPSTSSVSNMQEGKNKDLPSFWVPSMTPAANATKMDKPDEKVRCPMSGKPIKLKDLFPVHFTPIKDRDEKTSLIAKQARYVCAVTNDVLGNSVPCAVLKTSGSVVTLDCVEKLLKKDMLDPINSKPMKESDIIPLKGASGFSGSGNRLEVKKEGAAIMA